The Deltaproteobacteria bacterium genomic sequence GTCATGGGCTATCGCTTGCCGCAGACTCCGGAGCGCGCGGCCATCGAGCTCTACCCCGTGAGCGGCAAGCGGGCGACGGCCGCGGCCGCCCAGGCCAGGCTGGCGGAGAGCAGGGACATCCCGTGCCTGCTGGTCGAGGGCGACAACCGCCCGGGCCTGGGCGCCGCGATGGCGCGCGCCCTCGCGGACGCCGGCATCAACATCGCCTTCCTCGTGGCGCAGGTGCTCGGGCGCAAGTTCACGGCCACGTTCGGCTTCGCCGACGAGGCGACGGCCGCCACCGCGATGCGCCTGATCAAGGCGTCCGCGGCGCCGCCGAAGCCGGCGAAGCCCGCGCGGCGCAAGCGTCGCTGAGGCGCCGCGTCCCCGCGTTACGCGAGGCGATAGAAGCGGGTCGTGCGCCCGCCGTCGTGGAGCGGCACGATGCCGACGGTGCGCAGCCGGTGTGCGGACCAGCTAGGGACGCGCGGCCGCGATGCGGTCCAGGTGCCGGCGCGCCTCGTCACCGGCGAGGGTCGGCACCGACACGATGACGCGTTCCGCGCCCGCCTCGGCGTAGCGCGCGAGCACCTCGCGCGACGGCATCATGTCGACGGCGGGGCTCTCCAGGCCAGGGGGCGCGCCGATCATGACCGAGATCGAGATGGGGCGCGGATCACGCCCTCGGGCGCGGGCCAGCTGCTCGATCGTGCGGCGCGCACCCGGCACCTCGTCGGCGGGCAGCGCGATCGGCATCCAGCCGTCGCCCCAGCTCGCCACCCGCTTCATGGCGTTGGGGCCCATGCCTCCCAGGATGACGGGCGGGTACGGCCGCTGCACCGGCTTCGGCCGGCAGACGGCGGGCGGGAAGCGCACCCACCTGCCCTCGAACGAGGGAGCGTCCTCGGTCCAGAGCTTCCGCATCGCGGCCACCGCCTCGCGCATGAAGGCAAAGCGATACGGGAAGTGCGGCGTGAAGAGGTCCATCTCTTCGCGCAGCCAGCCCGCCCCCACGCCGAAGAGGAAGCGGCCGCCCGAGAGCCAGTCGAGCGTCGCGACCTGGTGCGCGGTCAGGAGCGGATCGCGCTCGGGGACGAGGCAGATGCCGGTCCCGACGCGGAGCCGGCGGGTGACCGCCGCCGCCGCAGCGAGCGTGACGAAGCAGTCCGGCAGCTCGGTGTACGGGCGCGGCAGCTTGCCGTCGTCGGAGAGCGGGTAGCGCGTCTCGTAGCGGGCGGGGACGAGCGGGTGCTCGGGCGCCCAGAGGGACTCGAAGCCGCGCTCCTCGCAGGCACGGGCGAGGTCCGTGACCGGGAGCGCGCTCCCGGTCACGAACATCAGGACGCCGATCTCCACCCGAGCGCCACCTATTTGGCATCGGCCGGCCAGGCGGCCTTGGCCTTCTTGAAGTGCTCGAGGGCCTCCTCCTGAAGCCCATCCGCGAGCGCCTTGTTGCCCGCCTCGTACTCCTTGCCGGCCTCGCCGAGATCCTTCCCCTCGGCCTGCGCCTTCTTGTACTTGGGGAAAAGCTCCTTCTTGATCTCGGTGGCAGTCGCCTGGGCCCAGGCGGGAGGGGCGATCGCGAGGACGAGCGAGGCGGCGACGGCGCGGACGAGGTGTCGCATGGATTCCCTCCCTGGTGTGCTGTGCGGCTCTTAGCCGGCGAGGTTCGAGCGCGCAAGCGGGTCGAAGTCACGGCTGCACCCGGCCGCAGCGGGTTTCCGGCAGCGGCATGCGGGTTCAGGGATCGGTCAGGTGGCGGTACTTGCCGCGAAAGAAGATCAGCGGGTTCCCCGCGCGCGCCTCGGCGTGCTTCACCTCGCCGATGTGGATGACGTGGTCGCCGCCCTCGAGCGTGTCGATGATCCGGCACTCGACGTGCCCGAGGGTGCCGGCGAGGATCGGCGTCCCGAGCCGGCCGAGCCGGAACTCCAGGCCGACGAACTTGTCCCCGCCCGTGGTCGCGAAGCGCCGCGACACCGCCTCCTGATCCTCGGCGAGGATGTTGAGCGCGAAGATCTTCGAGTCGAAGAAGTGCGGGTAGGTCTCGGCCTTGCGGTCGACGCAGATCAGGAGGAGCGGGGGCGTGAGCGAGAGCGAGGTGACCGCGTTGGCGGTGAGCCCGTAGGGCGTCCCGCTCTGGTCGCGCGTGGTGATGACGGTGACGCCGGTCGCGAAGCACCCCATCACCGTGCGCAGCTCGCTCGGGTCGATCGGCATCCCGACCGACTAATGCCCCCGGGTGGACCTGTCAACGGCGCGCGCCCCGCTTGCCGCCCGACGATCCCGGGGTGTAACGACGTCGCCGTGGACCTCGTCATCGACGCGGACGGCCACGTCCTCGAACCGCCCGACGTGTGGGAGCGCTACCTCGAGCCCGCGTACCGCGCGCGGGCGATCCGCGTGCGGCGCGGCCGCGACGGGCGCGACGTCCTCGAGATCGATGGCCGCCCGGCGCGGCTCACCACGCCCGAGATGCTGGGCGGCCTGGGCGGCATGGGGAAGAGCCTCGAGGACCTGGCGGCCGCGTGCCTCGCGGGGCGGTACGCGGAGAGCGCGCCGGCGGCGGCGACCGACCCCGCGGCGCGTCTCCGGCTCCTCGATCACGATGGCATCGCGCGCGCGCTCCTCTACCCGAGCCTCGGGCTCCAGTGGGAGGCCGAGGCGCCCGACCCAGGCTATGCGCTCGCCCACGCGCGCGCCTACAACCGCTGGATCGAGGAGTTCTGCGCGGGGAGCGGCGGGCGCCTCGTCCCCATCGCCCACCTCTCGCTCGGCGACCCCGAGGACGCGGCGCGCGAGCTCGAGCGCGCCGTGCGCGCCGGCGCGCGGGGCGGCTTCCTCCTCCCCTTCACGCTGAGCGGCGTGCCGCACGGCCATCCGGCGCACGATGCGCTGTGGGCCGCGGCCGAGGAGCTCGACGTGCCGATCGCCATCCACACCGGCGTGGACCCGAAGGCGCGCGACCTCCACCATCGCTTCGACGGCCTCACCTGGCCGGAGGGCGTGGTGCAGGGCATCTGGTACCTGCAGCTCATGTTCGCGCAGGCCGTGCAGCAGGCCTTCTCGACCTTCTTCCTCCATGCGACCTTCGACCGCTTCCCGCGGCTCAAGGTGGTCGTGCTCGAGTCGGGCGCGGGCTGGCTCGCCTACTGGCTCGACCGCATGGACGCGTTCGCCAGGGGACCGCTGCGGGTCACGCTGCCGCTCAGCGAGCTGCCGAGCACCTACGTGCGCCGGCAGTGCTGGATCTCCGCCGACCCCGACGAGCGCGCGCTCCCGGCCGTCATCGAGTACGTCGGCGAGGCCCGCTTTCTCTGGGCCACCGACTACCCGCACAGCGACCACGATGCGGACTACATGGCGGAGCTGCGCGAGCTGGGGGAGCGGCTGCCGCCCGACCGCCGGCGGCGGCTCTTCGGCGAGAACGCGGCGCACCTGTACGGTCTCTAGCTAGCGGCGCCGCGGGGGCGGACCGAGGAGCCAGCCCTCGCCCTCGGGATCACGGTACCATCCGGCGGCCGCGCACGTGCCCCCGTCGACAGGAAGCGTGACGCCGGTCACGTAGCCGGCCAGGTCGGAGGCGAGGAAGACGGCCACGCCGGCGATGTCCTCGGGCACGCCGGCGCGGCCGAGCGGCACGAGGAAGCGATGCCGCTCGCGCTCGGCCTCGCCCGCGAGCTTCGCGAGCCCTTCCGTGAGACAGAGGTCGGGCGCGATCGCGTTCACGCGGATCGCGTGCGGCGCCAGCTCGAGCGCCATCGACTGCGTGAAGCCGATGACCGCCGCCTTGCACGCGGCGTAGACCGCGTAGAAGGGCGCCGCCCTCCCGCCCTCGATCGAGACGATGTTGACGATGCTCCCGCCGCGGCCCCGAGCGATCATGCGCGGCGCGACCGCGCGCGTGCCGTGCAGGACCGTCTTCAGGTTGGCGCGCACGAGGGCGTCCCAGCCCTTCTCGCTGGTCTCGAGGAAGGCGGCGCGAAACGTGCCGCCCACGTTGTTGACCAGCACGTCGACGCCGCCGAAGCGCTCCACGGCGGCGGCCACGGCCCCCTCGACCGCCTCGCCGTCGCGCACGTCGGTGGGGAGCGCGAGCGCCGCTCCGCCTGCCCGTTCGATCTCTGCGGCGGTGGCGTGCGCCGAGGCCGCGTCGAGCTCGAGGACGGCGAGCCGGGCGCCGAAGGCCGCCAGCCCGAGGGCGATCCCCTTGCCGATGCCCGCCCCGGCGCCGGTGACGAGCGCGACGCGCCCCGTGAGGGACGCCTTCCCGGGGTCCATCGCGCTACTTCGGCGCGTAGCGGACGAGGACGCGCTCGCCGTTCTTGAAGCCGGCGCGGAACTTGTCCGCGAAGCGCGACCAGCCCTCGGGGTACTTGCGGGCGTACTCGTCCATCAGGCGCTGCTCGGCGGCCGCGTCACGGACCACCTCGCCCCGGGCCTCGAACGCCGGCCCGTCGGCCTTGCCGACCGCGATGCGCGCCCTGGGTCGCCCCCGCTTGATGCGCCGCACGCGCCAGGTGGTGGGCGGCGTGCCCACGTACACGGCCTTGCCGTCGTAGTAGAACCAGATCTCCGCGGCCTTCCCGAGCGCGCCCGATTTCCGCTCGCTCTGGATGTAGACGTACTTGGCCTCGTGCAGCGCGCGGTCGAGCTCGGGCGAGAGCCCGGCGCGTGCGCTCGTGACCAGCGCGACAGTCAGGACGAGGATGGCGATGCGGCGCACGGGAACCTCCTCGGCGGACAGGCCGCGGACCTTACTGCCGGCCGCGCGGCCGATGCAAGCGGGCGGCGCGCTCGCTGGCACCGGGCGGGGGGCAGGCTATAATTCGCCGCCCCCATGGACGCCTTCGCGCGGTGGCTCGCCCGTCACCCGCTCGCCGTCGTGGTCGTGAACCTGGCCGTGACCGCGGCGCTGGGCGCCTTCGCGCTCCACCTCCGCATCGAGAACTCGCTCGAGAGCATGCTGCCAGCGCACGACCCGAAGGTCGAGTACTACGCGCAGACCCGCGCCATCTTCGGGAGCGACGCGGTCGG encodes the following:
- a CDS encoding LLM class F420-dependent oxidoreductase, yielding MFVTGSALPVTDLARACEERGFESLWAPEHPLVPARYETRYPLSDDGKLPRPYTELPDCFVTLAAAAAVTRRLRVGTGICLVPERDPLLTAHQVATLDWLSGGRFLFGVGAGWLREEMDLFTPHFPYRFAFMREAVAAMRKLWTEDAPSFEGRWVRFPPAVCRPKPVQRPYPPVILGGMGPNAMKRVASWGDGWMPIALPADEVPGARRTIEQLARARGRDPRPISISVMIGAPPGLESPAVDMMPSREVLARYAEAGAERVIVSVPTLAGDEARRHLDRIAAARP
- a CDS encoding SDR family oxidoreductase, whose protein sequence is MDPGKASLTGRVALVTGAGAGIGKGIALGLAAFGARLAVLELDAASAHATAAEIERAGGAALALPTDVRDGEAVEGAVAAAVERFGGVDVLVNNVGGTFRAAFLETSEKGWDALVRANLKTVLHGTRAVAPRMIARGRGGSIVNIVSIEGGRAAPFYAVYAACKAAVIGFTQSMALELAPHAIRVNAIAPDLCLTEGLAKLAGEAERERHRFLVPLGRAGVPEDIAGVAVFLASDLAGYVTGVTLPVDGGTCAAAGWYRDPEGEGWLLGPPPRRR
- a CDS encoding flavin reductase family protein, with the translated sequence MPIDPSELRTVMGCFATGVTVITTRDQSGTPYGLTANAVTSLSLTPPLLLICVDRKAETYPHFFDSKIFALNILAEDQEAVSRRFATTGGDKFVGLEFRLGRLGTPILAGTLGHVECRIIDTLEGGDHVIHIGEVKHAEARAGNPLIFFRGKYRHLTDP